Below is a window of Shinella sp. PSBB067 DNA.
CATGCCGCGCTCGACGCCGGCATAAACCTTCTCGACACCGGCGACTTCTACGGCATGGGCCACAACGAGATGCTCATCGCCGAGGCGCTGAAGGAGCGCCGCCGCGAGGACGTGGTGATCAGCGTGAAGTTCGGCGCCCTGCGCGGCCCCGACGGCGTCTGGGCCGGCTACGATTCGCGCCCGGCGGCGATCCGCAACTTCCTCGCCTATTCGCTGCAGCGGCTCGGCACCGACCATATCGACATCTACCGCCCGGCCCGCCTCGATCCCGCGGTGCCGATCGAGGAAACGGTCGGCGCGCTCGCCGATCTGGTAAAGGCCGGCTACATACGCCATATCGGCCTGTCTGAGGTGGGGTCGGAGACGATCCGCCGCGCCGCCGCCGTGCACCCGATCGCCGACCTCCAGATCGAATATTCGCTGATCTCCCGCGGCATCGAGGACGACATCCTGCCGACCTGCCGCGAACTCGGCATCCCGCTCACGGCCTATGGCGTGCTGTCGCGCGGCCTCATCAGCGGCCACTGGCAGAAGGGTACTGTCGCGGGCGGCGACTTCCGCGCCGCAAGCCCGCGCTTCCAGGACGGCAATGTCGACCGCAACCTGGCGCTCGTCGAGGCGCTGCGCCGCGTGGCGGAGGAAAAGGGCGCGAGCGTCGCGCAGCTCGCCATCGCCTGGGTGGCGGCGCAGGGCGAGGACATCGTCCCGCTCATCGGCGCCCGCCGCCGCGACAGGCTCGCCGAGGCGCTGGGCGCACAGCAGGTCACGCTTGACGAAGCCGATCTCGCCGCCATCGAGGCCGCCATGCCGAAAGGCGCGGCCGCGGGCGAACGCTACCCGGCCGCCCAGCTCGCCCATATGGACAGCGAAAAGCATGCCTGATCATGCGAAAGCCCTCCGGCCTCAGCGGCCGGAGGGCTTTTCAGAGAAGTCGAGTGGTGTCAGGGATCGCCTTGGAAGGTGTTGCAGGCATCCAGGCGGCCGCTGTCGAAACCGCGCTTGAACCAGCGGCGGCGCTGCTCGGAGGTGCCGTGGTTGAAGCTTTCCGGCACGACATAGCCCTGCATGCGCTTCTGCAGCGTATCGTCGCCGATCTGGGTGGCGGCGTTCAGCGCCTCTTCGAGGTCGCCGCTTTCCAAGAGGCCCTTCTGCTGCGTGTACTTGCCCCAGATGCCGGCATAGCAATCGGCCTGCAGCTCGACGCGCACGGACATCTGGTTCGCCTCCGCCTCGCTCATGCGCTGGCGCTGCTGGTTGAAGCGCGGCAGGATGCCGGTGAGGTTCTGGACATGGTGGCCCACCTCATGCGCGACGACATAGGCCTGGGCGAAGTCGCCGGCCGCGTCGAACTTGTTGGCGAGCTCGTCGAAGAAGCTCATGTCGAGATAGACCTTGCGGTCGCCCGGGCAATAGAACGGCCCGGACGCCGCCGAGGCGAAGCCGCAGGCGGATTTGACGGAGCCGGAGAAGAGCACCATCTTGGGCTCCTCGTATGTCTCGCCGGCTGCCTTGAAGATGCCGTTCCAGGTGTCTTCGGTCTCGGCGAGCACCGTCGCCATGAATTCCTTGGTCTCTTCCTCCTGCGGCGAGGAACGGCGGCTGGCGCTCTCCGTCTGCTCGAAGCCCGGCATGCTGACCTGCCCGCCATTGCCTATGACCTGCAGGAGGTCGATGCCCATCGCCTTGAAGATGAAATAGATGACGACGAGGAAGATGATGGTGCCGATGCTCATGCCGCCGCCGGCCCGGCCGCCGCCACCCATCGGAATGCGGAACCCGCCGCCCCGGCCGAAGGGATTGCTGCCTCCCATCGAGGGACCGGCTCCGCGCTGGTCCTCGATATTGCCCGACTGGCGACGACCTTTCCATTCCATGGCGTATTTCCCTGCATTGAATTGCCGACGAACGTTCATCGCATGAATTCGTTCCTCAGCAACGACTTATAGGACCTGCCGGGGCGCCTTGCAAAACGAAAAGCGGCCCCTCAGCGCCGCCGGAGAGGGCTGCCCCAGCCGGCTTCGCGCACCGCAAGCGCCCCCGCCGCGACGAGCAGGAAACTGACGGCGGCGGCGGCAAGCCCGCTTGCAAGGCCAGACGTCCCATCGAAGATCATCGCCCCCATCACCCGGTGCGGAACGAGGGTGAAGAGACCCGCGACGACGATGCCGCCGAAATACATGCCGGCGACCTGGGCGCGGTGCGCGCGGATATTGCCGCGCCGCGCCGCCGTCACGGCCGGCACGGCGGCGAGGATGACATAGAGCGAGAGGAGATGGATCGGGCTGAAGCCGTGGAATGTGTTGATTCCATGGATGAAGAAGGTCGAGAAACTCGTCGCAACCATCAGGAAAAGCCAGATTTTTCCGAGCAGCCGATGGGCCGGCGTGCCCTTCGGGCGGGCGAGGAGGACGGCGCCGAGCACGGCGGCCGGCAGCACGGTCGCGACGTGGAACTGGACGGCGAAGGATGCATTGGCAAGCGGCTCGAAGGTCATGGCGGGCTCCGGGGACGGTTGAATTCGGCCCCGTCTTCCGCCAATGATCGGGCCGCTTCAAACGCTTTGGCCCGAACGGACGGAAAACTTCGTGGAACGCCCCTTGCTGCAATCCGCGCTTCGTGAACTGCAGGTCTTCCTGCGCGCGCCGCGGTTCTGGGCGACCTTCGGCGCGGTGGTGCTGATCTTCTGGGTGACGGGTCCCTACGGCACCGCGGAGCGGCTGGCCGCCATCCCCCGCCTCGGCTTCTGGCTCGTGCTGCACGCCGTCGCCTGGGCCATCGCCGTCACCGCCATCGTACTCGTCAACACGCTGCTGCGGGACCGTATCCCGGGCCTTGGCCGCCGCATGGCGCTCGGCACGCTGGTCGCCGGCGTGCCGGTCGGGCTTGCGACGAATGCGATCAGCCTTGCGACCTTCGGCGGCACGCCGACGGTCTTGGACCTTGCCGCAAGCATCGCGACCGGCCTCCTCCTCTCCGCCCTCTTCTGCGCCCTCACCTACCTGACGATGAGCAGCCGGCAGGCCGAGGCGCTCTCCTCCGTCCCTGCGCCGAGCGAGGAGGAGCGGGCAGACGTGCCGCTGCTGCGCCGCCTCAGGCCGGAGAACCGCGGCCCGATCCTGCACATGACCGTCGCCGACCACTATACCGAGGTGACGACCAGCCGCGGGCGGGAATTGATCCTGCTGCGCTTTTCCGATGCCGTGGAGGAAGCCGGCGGCACGCAGGGCTTGCAGGTGCACCGCTCGCATTTCGTTGCCGATGCGCATGTCGAAAGGCTGCTGCGCTCCGAAGGCAAGCTGGCGATCCTCCTGAAGGACGGCAGCGAGATTCCGGTGAGCCGCAGCCGGACGGAAGCGGTGCGCACCCGCTGGGGCTGAATTTTTTCCGGCGCCTGTCGGCTCGCCGTCTCGCCGTTCGTCTCTAGGTATCCGTCAATCAACCGTGCCGGGAGAAGGCCCATGCGAAAGATCATTGTCGGCGCATTCACCAGCCTCGACGGCGTCATGCAGGCGCCGGGCGGGCCGGACGAGGATCCCGTCGGCGGCTTCCGGTTCGGCGGCTGGGCGGCCGCTGCCTTCGATGAGAAGATGGGTGCATTCATCGGCGAACTGTTCGCGAAACCCTTCGATCTCCTGCTCGGCCGCAAGACCTACGACATCTTCGCCGCCCATTGGCCCTATGTGGAGAAGAACGACCCGATCGGCCCGCTCTTCGACCGCATCGACAAATATGTCGCGACCCGAAACCCGGACTTCAAACCGACATGGCAGAACAGCCATGTGCTCGGCCCGGACGCGATCGCGGCCGTGCGCGAGCTGAAAAGCGGCGACGGGCCGGACCTCCTGACGCAGGGCTCCACCGAATTCCTGAAAGCGCTGTTCGACAACGACCTCGTCGACGAGATCCACGTCTCCGTCTTCCCGGTCATCCTCGGCAAGGGCAAGCGGCTCTTCGGCGACGCCTCCTTCCCGCGCGCCCTGACGCTGATCGATTCGCGCACCAGCGACACCGGCATCGTCATGAGCCGCTACGCCCGCGCCGGCGATATCGCCATCGGTTCCTTCGAATTCGAGACGCCGACCGACGCCGAACTGGAGCGCCGCCGCAACCTCACCTGATGGGATTCACTCCAGCCCCTCCTCCGCCACCGTCTCCGCCAGCCACGCGGCGAAGGCGGACATGGCGGGGGTGAGGCTGCGCGATTGCAGGCGGGTCAGCCAGTAGCTGCCGAGCGCGACGCTGGTGCGGAAGGGCTGGACGACCGCCCCGGCGGCCAGGAGCCGCGAGAACATCAGCGGCGGCGCGAGGCCAACGCCCGCGCCCTGCAAAACCGCCTCCATCATGGCGAGCGAGGTGTCGAAGACGATGGCGTTCTGCGGCGGCGGCGTGCGCGGCAGCCCGGCGGCCTCGAACCAGCGCGTCCACTCGTCGCGCCGGTAGGAGCGCAGCAGCGTCAGACCGAGAAGGTCGGCCGGTTCCTTGAGGTCGCGGGCGACGGCGGGAATGGCGAGCACGGACAGCGGCGCATCGAAGAGACGCACGGCATCCGTCCCATGCCATGCGCCGGCCCCGAAGCGGATGGCGAAGTCGAGTCCCTCCGCGGCAAGGTCCACCCGATTGTTGTTGGTCGAAAGTCGCACCTCGACGAAGGGATGGCGCTCGCGGAAGCCGGCAAGGCGCGGCAGCAGCCAGCCGACAGCGAAGGTGCCGACCGCGCCCACTGTCAGGATTTCCCGCACATGCCCGCCGCGAAAACGCTCCACCGCATCCGCCATGCGGTCGAAACTGTCGCGCAGCACCGGCAGGAGGCTTTCCCCCTCCGCCGTGATCATCAGCCCGCGCGGCAGGCGCTTGAACAGCACGACGCCCATCTGTTCCTCCAGGCTCTTCACCTGATGGCTGACGGCCGCCTGCGTGACATTCAGCTCGATGGCCGCCCGCGTGAAGGAAAGATGGCGGGCGGAGGCCTCGAAAGCGCGGAAGGCGTTCAGCGGCAGATAAGGCCGAACCATGGCAATGCCCCAATTTTCCTAATGGCTGAGACCAGTATTCATCTTTTGTCAGGCCATGAAAGCATTGCTACCCATGATGCACAAGTCATTCGGAAATAGAGGAAAACGTGATGGACCTGCGTCCCTTCGCGGCCGGCATCCTGCTGGCCGCCGGCTTCGCCATGCCCGTTGAGGCCCGCATTATTTGTAGCATCGTCGCCGATGCGGAAAACGGCGAGATCATCCTGGAAAAGGGCGACTGCAAGACGCGCGTCACCCCCGCCTCCACCTTCAAGGTGCCGCTCGCGGTGATGGGCTACGATTCCGGTTTCCTCGAAAATGCCGGGGAGCCGGTGCTGCCCTTCATCAAGGGCTATCCCGACTGGGGCGGCGACAACTGGCGCCAGCCGACGACGCCACGGCGCTGGCTGGAATATTCCGTCGTCTGGTACTCCCAGCGCATCACCGAATTCCTCGGCTACGAGCGGCTGCGCGACTATGCCGAAGCCTTCGGCTACGGCAATGCCGACATGACCGGCGACCCCGGCAAGGACAACGGCCTCGAACGCGCCTGGATCGCCTCCTCGCTGAAGATCTCCCCGCGCGAGCAGGTGGAATTCCTGCGCAAGCTGGTGAACCATGAGCTGCCCGTCTCCGCCGAGGCAATGGATGCGGCGATGGAGATCGTCGAGGGACGCGACATCGCCGACGGCTGGCGGGCGCAGGGCAAGACCGGCATGGCCTATTCGAAGAAGCCGGACGGCACGCCGAACTACGGCCGTCCCTGGGGCTGGTATGTCGGCTGGGCGCGCCGCGAGGACCGCACCGTCGTCTTCGCCCGGTTGATACAGGACGAGAAGAAACAGGAACCGCGCACCAGCCTGCGCGCGCAGGACGGCATCCTCGCGGAATTGCCGGGCATTCTGGCCGGCGAATAGGCCCTGCCCTCGCCACGCCCGCGACACCCCGGATCGGCAGCGCAAAGTCCCCGCACTTTTCCTGTCGATTCGGCGATTTTCGGGGTTCCGCTCGCCCCTTCCTTTGCCTATAAGCCGCTTCTAGCCTTTGAACGACCATAGATGCGCGCCCGGCCGGTGAACCCATCACCATGGCCGGTTTTTCGCGCACGCGGAAGAACGGATAGAGAGATGCCCAAGCGCCAAGATTTGAAATCGATCCTCATCATCGGCGCGGGGCCGATCGTCATCGGTCAGGCCTGCGAATTCGACTATTCCGGAACCCAGGCCTGCAAGGCGCTGAAGGAGGAAGGCTACCGCGTCATCCTCGTCAACTCCAACCCGGCGACGATCATGACCGATCCGGGCCTCGCCGACGCGACCTATGTCGAGCCGATCACCCCCGAGGTCGTGGCAAAAATCATCGCTAAGGAGCGCCCGGACGCGCTGCTGCCGACCATGGGCGGCCAGACGGCACTGAACACCGCGCTTTCTCTCAAGCGCATGGGCGTTCTCGATCGCTACAATGTCGAGATGATCGGCGCCAAGCCCGAGGCCATCGACAAGGCCGAGGACCGCGCCCTCTTCCGCGAGGCCATGGCGAAGATCGGCCTCGAAACGCCGAAGTCGATGCTGGCCAACGCCACCGAGATCAAGGACAAGGACCGCAAGCTCCACGAGGCCGAGCGCGCCAAGCTGAAGGCCGAGCTTTCGGGCGATGCGCTCGACAAGGCGCTGGACGAGCTGGAGAACCAGTGGAACCTCGGCGAGACCGACCGCAAGCAGCGCTACATGAGCCACGCCATGGCGATCGGCGCGCAGGCGCTCGACACGATCGGCCTTCCCGCCATCATCCGCCCGTCCTTCACCCTCGGCGGCACCGGCGGCGGCATCGCCTACAACCGCTCGGAATTCTTCGAGATCGTCAATTCCGGCCTCGACGCCTCCCCGACCACGGAAGTGCTCATCGAGGAATCCGTCCTCGGCTGGAAGGAATACGAGATGGAAGTCGTCCGCGACAAGGCGGACAACTGCATCATCATCTGCTCCATCGAGAACATCGACCCGATGGGCGTGCATACGGGTGACTCGATCACCGTCGCCCCGGCCTTGACCCTGACGGACAAGGAATACCAGATCATGCGCAACGCCTCCATCGCGGTGCTGCGCGAGATCGGCGTCGAGACGGGCGGCTCCAACGTGCAGTTCGCCGTCAACCCGGAAAACGGCCGCCTCGTCGTCATCGAGATGAACCCGCGCGTCTCGCGCTCTTCCGCACTGGCATCGAAGGCCACCGGTTTCCCCATCGCCAAGATCGCGGCCAAGCTCGCCATCGGCTACACGCTCGACGAACTGGAGAACGACATCACCGGCGGCGCGACCCCGGCCTCCTTCGAGCCGTCCATCGACTATGTCGTGACGAAGATCCCGCGCTTCGCCTTCGAGAAGTTCCCCGGCGCCGAACCGACGCTGACCACCGCCATGAAGTCGGTCGGCGAGGTCATGGCCATCGGCCGCACCTTCGCCGAATCGCTCCAGAAGGCCCTGCGCGGCCTCGAAACGGGCCTGACCGGCCTCGACGAGATCGAGATCCCGGGCCTTGGCGACGGCAACGACAACAATGCCATCCGCGCCGCCATTTCCACCCCGACGCCGGACCGCCTGCGCATGGTCGCCCAGGCGCTGCGCATGGGGCTGACGCCCGAGGAAGTCCACGAGGGTTCCAAGATCGACCCGTGGTTCATCGAGCAGTTCAAGGCCATCGTCGACATGGAGGCCCGCATCCGCGAGCACGGCCTTCCTGATGACGCCGAGAACCTGCGCATGCTGAAGGCCATGGGCTTCTCCGACGCGCGCCTCGCCACCCTCTCCGGCAAACGCCCGAAGGAAGTGGCGGAACTGCGCAACGGCCTTAATGTCCGCCCGGTCTTCAAGCGCATCGATACCTGCGCCGCCGAATTCGCCTCGCCGACCGCCTACATGTACTCGACCTACGAGACGCCGTTTGCCGGCGCCACGCGCTCGGAAGCCGGCATTTCGGATCGCAAGAAAGTCGTCATCCTCGGCGGCGGCCCGAACCGTATCGGCCAGGGCATCGAATTCGACTATTGCTGCTGCCATGCCGCCTTCGCGCTGAAGGATGCCGGCTATGAAGCCATCATGGTCAACTGCAACCCGGAAACCGTCTCGACCGACTACGACACCTCCGACCGTCTCTATTTCGAGCCGCTGACGGCCGAAGACGTGATCGAGATCCTCAAGGCCGAGCAGACCAACGGCGAAGTCGTCGGCGTCATCGTGCAGTTCGGCGGCCAGACCCCGCTGAAGCTCGCCGAAGCCTTGGAAAAGAACGGCATCCCGATCCTCGGCACCGCGCCTGATATGATCGACCTTGCCGAGGACCGCGACCGCTTCCAGAAGCTCCTGCAGAAGCTCGACCTCGCCCAGCCGAACAACGGCATTGCCTATTCGGTCGAGCAGGCCCGCCTCGTCGCGGCCGAGATCGGCTTCCCGCTGGTCGTGCGCCCGTCCTACGTGCTTGGCGGCCGCGCCATGCAGATCATCCATTCGGAAGGCCAGCTCCAGACCTACCTGCTCGATACGGTGCCGGAACTCGTGCCGGAGGACATCAAGCAGCGCTACCCGAACGACAAGACCGGCCAGATCAACACCCTGCTCGGCAAGAACCCGCTGCTCTTCGACAGCTACCTGACCAATGCGACGGAAGTCGACGTCGACGCGCTCTGCGACGGCAAGGACGTCTTCGTCTCGGGCATCATGGAGCATATCGAGGAAGCCGGCATCCATTCGGGCGACTCGGCCTGCTCGCTGCCGGTCCACACGCTCTCCAGCGAAATCGTCGACGAGCTGGAGCGCCAGACGAAGGCCCTCGCCAAGGCGCTGAACGTCGGCGGCCTGATGAATGTGCAATACGCCATCAAGGACGGCACGATCTACGTGCTGGAAGTCAACCCGCGCGCCTCGCGCACCGTGCCCTTCGTCGCCAAGACCATCGGCGCCCCGATCGCCAAGATCGCCGCCCGCGTCATGGCCGGCGAAAGTCTCGACGTGGCGATTGCCGCCTATGGCGCGAAGCCGGACCCGCGCAACCTCAAGCACATCGCCGTCAAGGAAGCCGTGTTCCCCTTCGCCCGCTTCCCGGGCGTCGATACGCTGCTCGGCCCGGAAATGCGCTCGACTGGCGAGGTCATCGGCCTCGACACGGACTTCGCGCTGGCCTTCGCCAAGTCGCAGCTCGGCGCCGGCGTCGACCTGCCGCGCGAAGGCACGGTCTTCGTCTCCGTGCGTGACGAGGACAAGGAGCGCGTGCTGGCGGCCGTGCGCCTCTTGACCGACATCGGCTTCAAGGTCATGGCGACCTCCGGCACCGCCCGCTTCCTCGCCGAAAAGGGCATTGAAGCGATCAAGGTCAACAAGGTGCAGGAAGGCCGCCCGCATGTGGAGGACGCCATCCGCAACCGCCAGGTCAGCCTCGTCATCAACACGACGGACGGCAACAAGGCGATCTCGGATTCGAAGTCGCTCCGCCGCGCCGCCCTGATGCAGAAGGTGCCCTACTACACCACCATGGCCGGCGCCAAAGCCGCCGCCCAGGCGATCAAGGCGCTCAAGCAGGGCCAGTTGGAAGTGCGTCCGCTTCAGTCGTATTTCTGAGGCCGATCTTTCAGTATGCGGAAAGCCGGGCGCGTTGCCCGGCTCAAACTGCCGGCAAAGGGTAAAACCCTCTCTTCCGTCATGCCCGGGCCTGTCCCGAGCATCTGCAACGTCCCGATCTTTCGATGCGTCGGCAGATCCTCGGCTCAGGGCCGAGGATGACGGCGGTGGGTGGGGTGAGGTTTACCAGCAAGCCAAGCCGGGCGCGTTGCCCGGCTCAACTGCCGACAAAGGGTAAACCCCTCTCTTCCGTCATGCTCGGGCCTGTCCCGAGCATCTGCGAACGCCTCGATCTTTCGTTGCGTCGGCGGGTCCTCGGCTCAAGGCCGAGGATGAGGGCGGTGGGTGGGGCGAGGTTTGTCAGCAAGCTGGGCCGGGCAACACGCCCGGCTTTTCATTGGGCGGCAAGTCTCTCCGACAGATGCCCTATGGTCTTCATGTCCTCGACGAAGAGGCCGTGCTGGCGGCGGCGTTCCGCCTCGTCGGGCAGGCGCAGCAGGAAGGACGGGTGGACGGTCGGGTAGAGCACGATATTGTTCTGCATGGCGATCGGCTTGCCGCGCAGCCGGCTCAGCGGTCCCTGCTGCCCGCTCAGCGCATAGAGCGCGGTGGCCCCGAGCGCGACGACGAGGCTCGGCTTCACCATTTCCATCTCCTTCGCCAGCCACCAGCGGCAATGCTCGATCTCGCCCCGGTTCGGCCTTTCGTGAATACGGCGCTTGCCGCGCGGCACATATTTGAAGTGCTTCACCGCATTCGTGAGGTAAAGCGTCTCGCGGGCAATGCCCGCCTCCTTCAATACCGCGTCGAAGACCCGGCCCGCCGGGCCGACGAAGGGACGGCCGGCAAGGTCCTCCTGGTCGCCCGGCTGCTCGCCCACCATCATGATCCGCGCCTCCTGCGGCCCCTCCCCGAAAACGGTCTGTGTCGCGGCGCAATGCAGCGGACAGCGCGTGCAGCCCCGCGCCGCCTCGCGCAAGGCCTCGACCGTGCCGGCGTCTGCCGGCATATGCGGCGGCAAGGTGCGGGCCGCCTCCTGCAGGCGATGATGGAAGGGCGGCGGATCGCTGGCGGCGCGCTCGGCCATGGCCCGCACATTCGCCTCGGCATTGGCGATGAGGTCGGGGATCAGATCCGCCTCCGGCAGGTGGCGCCAGTATTTCTTCGGCATTTCCGCCTGCATGGCCTTCAGCTTCAGCCGGGCCGGATTGAAGATGCTGGCATAATAGGTGCGCCAGAGTTCGTCCGTCGGGTCGCCATGGCCGGGATTCTCGCCGGGGCGCGTGTCGAAGATCAGGCTTTCGCCATCCCAGCTCGCCGTTCCCCGCGGCGTGGCGATGATCCAGTCCATGTCGGCGAAGCGCCGGCGGAAGAACGGCGCAGTCCGGGCGACGACGAAATGCGACGGCTCGAACCAGGCAAAGAAGCGGCGCCGTCCCTCCGCCTGCCCGGCGATCTCCTTGAAGCGCACGAAGGCCGTCATCTTGTGGCTGTCGCGATGCACATTCTTCGCCAGAAGCCGCGCCCAGGCGACATCCTTGTCCGCCGTAAGCTCCAGCAGGCGCCTGTCCGATTGCAGGCGCCAGAGCAGCCGGTACAGGAGATGAAAGCGGCCGGGCTCCGTATGGCAGGCGACCGCCTCGGCCAGGGAAAGGAAACCCGCGGGGACGGTCAGCGGCGCGGCCGCCGGATCGGGCTTCGGCAGGTCCGGCGCGGCTTCGAACAACTCGTCTTCCGCCCCGCCGATCCGCCAATCCACCTGCTGCGGCGAAAGGCCGGCGGCGGCGAGCGCGCGGGCCGCGTCCCGCCATTCGGAAAGATCGCCGCGCCCGACAAGGCAAACCCTGTGCATCAGAGCAGCGAAAGCTGTTCCGGCCTGGGGGCGAAAACGGCTTTCAGGTCGTCCCGGTCGGCAAGGCGGCGCGGCACCCAGCCCTCCGCCTCGATGAACGCCCGCACCTTGCGCAGCGAGACGCCGAGCCGGGCGAGGTCCTCCAGCCGCAGGCGGCGGAACCGGCGGCTGGACAGGATGGCGTCCACCGACTTCGTGCCGAGGCCGGGAACCCGCAGCAGCCGCTCGCGCTCCGCCCGGTTGACGTCGACCGGAAAGGCTTGGCGGTTGGCGAGCGCCCAGGCAAGCTTCGGATCCATGTCGAGATCGAGCATGCCGCCGGTCGAGGCCGTGATCTCGTCGATGCCGAAGCCGTAGAAGCGGTAGAGCCAGTCCGCCTGGTAGAGCCGGTGCTCGCGCACCAGCGGCGGCTTGATCAGCGGCAACGCGCGGGACGCATCGGGGATGGGGCTGAAGGCGGAATAATAGACGCGTTTCAAGCCGTAGCTGCCATAGAGCCGGGCGCTCGTCTTCAGGATGGTCGCATCGTCCGCCCCGTCGGCGCCCACGATCATCTGCGTGCTCTGGCCGCCAGGCACGAAGCGCTTGCGCCGTTTCGACTGCAGGGTGGGTTCCGCCGCCGCCTCGATCTTGCGGCGAAGCTCGCCCATCGCGCGGCGGATGCCCTCCGGCCGTTTTTCCGGCGCGAGCCGCCCGATGCCCGCATCCGTCGGCAGCTCGATGTTGAGCGACAGGCGGTCCGCGTAAAGCCCCGCCTCCTCGATCAGCTCGGGCGCGGCGTCGGGAATGGATTTCAGGTGGATATAGCCGCGAAAACCATGCTCGGTCCTGAGTTCCCGCGCCACGCGCACCATCTCGCCCATCGTGTGATCGGGCGAGCGGATGATGCCGGACGACAGGAACAGGCCCTCGATATAGTTGCGCCGGTAGAATTCCAGCGTCAGCCAGATCACCTCCTCCGGCGTGAAGCGGGCGCGCTCCACGTTACTGGACGAACGGTTGATGCAATAGGCGCAATCGAAGATGCAGAAATTGGTGAGCAGGATCTTGAGCAGCGAGATGCACCGGCCATCAGGCGCATAGGCATGGCAGATGCCCGCCCCTTCCGTCGAGCCGAGTCCGCCTGATTTCACGGAGTCGCGCTTGACCGTGCCGCTGGACGCGCAGGAGGCATCGTATTTGGCGGCATCCGAGAGGATGGCCAAGCGTTGTTGCAGCGATTTCTTCATATTTGTTCACTATATGTTCTATAAAGCAGAGTCAATGGCGGATGGATCATCGGCGGCTCAATAGCCGCCGATGATCGGGAGCACTTCCCCCGTGATGTAGCTGGAGCACTGCGGCGAGGCGAGGAAGACATAGGCCGGCGCCAGCTCTTCCGGCTGGGCGGGCCGCTTCATCGGCGTCTGCGCACCGAATTCCGCAACGTCTTCGGCCTCTTTGTCGGA
It encodes the following:
- a CDS encoding aldo/keto reductase, yielding MKTVNLGKTGPRVSTIGLGCMGMSGMYGPADRAESIATIHAALDAGINLLDTGDFYGMGHNEMLIAEALKERRREDVVISVKFGALRGPDGVWAGYDSRPAAIRNFLAYSLQRLGTDHIDIYRPARLDPAVPIEETVGALADLVKAGYIRHIGLSEVGSETIRRAAAVHPIADLQIEYSLISRGIEDDILPTCRELGIPLTAYGVLSRGLISGHWQKGTVAGGDFRAASPRFQDGNVDRNLALVEALRRVAEEKGASVAQLAIAWVAAQGEDIVPLIGARRRDRLAEALGAQQVTLDEADLAAIEAAMPKGAAAGERYPAAQLAHMDSEKHA
- a CDS encoding neutral zinc metallopeptidase, producing the protein MEWKGRRQSGNIEDQRGAGPSMGGSNPFGRGGGFRIPMGGGGRAGGGMSIGTIIFLVVIYFIFKAMGIDLLQVIGNGGQVSMPGFEQTESASRRSSPQEEETKEFMATVLAETEDTWNGIFKAAGETYEEPKMVLFSGSVKSACGFASAASGPFYCPGDRKVYLDMSFFDELANKFDAAGDFAQAYVVAHEVGHHVQNLTGILPRFNQQRQRMSEAEANQMSVRVELQADCYAGIWGKYTQQKGLLESGDLEEALNAATQIGDDTLQKRMQGYVVPESFNHGTSEQRRRWFKRGFDSGRLDACNTFQGDP
- a CDS encoding DUF2306 domain-containing protein; this translates as MTFEPLANASFAVQFHVATVLPAAVLGAVLLARPKGTPAHRLLGKIWLFLMVATSFSTFFIHGINTFHGFSPIHLLSLYVILAAVPAVTAARRGNIRAHRAQVAGMYFGGIVVAGLFTLVPHRVMGAMIFDGTSGLASGLAAAAVSFLLVAAGALAVREAGWGSPLRRR
- a CDS encoding LytTR family DNA-binding domain-containing protein is translated as MIGPLQTLWPERTENFVERPLLQSALRELQVFLRAPRFWATFGAVVLIFWVTGPYGTAERLAAIPRLGFWLVLHAVAWAIAVTAIVLVNTLLRDRIPGLGRRMALGTLVAGVPVGLATNAISLATFGGTPTVLDLAASIATGLLLSALFCALTYLTMSSRQAEALSSVPAPSEEERADVPLLRRLRPENRGPILHMTVADHYTEVTTSRGRELILLRFSDAVEEAGGTQGLQVHRSHFVADAHVERLLRSEGKLAILLKDGSEIPVSRSRTEAVRTRWG
- a CDS encoding dihydrofolate reductase family protein, with amino-acid sequence MRKIIVGAFTSLDGVMQAPGGPDEDPVGGFRFGGWAAAAFDEKMGAFIGELFAKPFDLLLGRKTYDIFAAHWPYVEKNDPIGPLFDRIDKYVATRNPDFKPTWQNSHVLGPDAIAAVRELKSGDGPDLLTQGSTEFLKALFDNDLVDEIHVSVFPVILGKGKRLFGDASFPRALTLIDSRTSDTGIVMSRYARAGDIAIGSFEFETPTDAELERRRNLT
- a CDS encoding LysR family transcriptional regulator, translating into MVRPYLPLNAFRAFEASARHLSFTRAAIELNVTQAAVSHQVKSLEEQMGVVLFKRLPRGLMITAEGESLLPVLRDSFDRMADAVERFRGGHVREILTVGAVGTFAVGWLLPRLAGFRERHPFVEVRLSTNNNRVDLAAEGLDFAIRFGAGAWHGTDAVRLFDAPLSVLAIPAVARDLKEPADLLGLTLLRSYRRDEWTRWFEAAGLPRTPPPQNAIVFDTSLAMMEAVLQGAGVGLAPPLMFSRLLAAGAVVQPFRTSVALGSYWLTRLQSRSLTPAMSAFAAWLAETVAEEGLE
- the blaOXA gene encoding class D beta-lactamase; translation: MDLRPFAAGILLAAGFAMPVEARIICSIVADAENGEIILEKGDCKTRVTPASTFKVPLAVMGYDSGFLENAGEPVLPFIKGYPDWGGDNWRQPTTPRRWLEYSVVWYSQRITEFLGYERLRDYAEAFGYGNADMTGDPGKDNGLERAWIASSLKISPREQVEFLRKLVNHELPVSAEAMDAAMEIVEGRDIADGWRAQGKTGMAYSKKPDGTPNYGRPWGWYVGWARREDRTVVFARLIQDEKKQEPRTSLRAQDGILAELPGILAGE